The proteins below are encoded in one region of Penaeus chinensis breed Huanghai No. 1 chromosome 25, ASM1920278v2, whole genome shotgun sequence:
- the LOC125038626 gene encoding dynein axonemal heavy chain 2-like produces MDMPEEDEPDYAMAAREETEEEEEEEEEEFDEEAHREAQRLAIEQELLTEALELMQELVCLSEKSQLVWTPHHLSLGTSFLREESQILLCCYVIRSGERIRLGVSPNLPVAGMSLVWYFVKINFTERITAANFKSCVLYGSLASDDPTQVEHFLLNVYQPVVASRSAAPSVRDHYNSLTGLPRLLNLVSAQLVHHVGVTLNSPKLFLPAEVLALPEDADSIRAMPLDVTFLARTEELVLHWVEQIHVFTFEQGDASSPLELGLLHEIRQLSSKAGLLEELQALLEGPSVRKVVLYLEAQSSPFTLLLNQAVNNLKAVQLRLRETGGQLLHLESPLERLYTDSAQALTEHMYDVLAYLRIIWTHSNHYHKPEVMTELCVRVSWEVTRACQVHLPLDSLFSPPSRTSSAASASASASSSGSKSSDEARESLTLVEVAIKSCNEWRNCYVELATHFGEQDYPEVWLPDTSAVFLPVELFSSRCEDLKYIGLSKVQLTRHGDEMSVRASGAGEGGAEGELLEEELSQVDRVLEDALRAVGRRCHLVFNLTSKEWLKHFDRFRESMEEVERRYQCVMVAAVQTVESAAQGLRVLNVFKPLAARKSLFSVFYVMIDHILNLFERDFEEVEKEYVFRSMKVGSSGFYFSRMAKWATDTRKKLEHEVNLLKNQSWLPYYPRLDTVYERWARTVALLQGVVHNMYAAWNASLEPQPSRRLTAPVFVWKPGPVQNIQANFDVHLNKNLEETKAWKEMGFEVPESLNHVFQESEVYLSLKKQVLECCGSFNSFMTRMSRHEAQMFEGQVEKVVRAFYPGLSSVTWVHRQQASALLSKCKTIVDAFQAQLSYYLTVNQKLSSTLMEAKELVLFTKNDEVIYENEGFQEDLELQRVRAMKEVKDAFLQMEQVLDSLNKKMISKSIPESVEAWTAYVFRIDNLFLDCQREILRKSLLMFEGMLMGSRSCPTDQLAPVFKISVRLLDGKIVCTPSVSRISQSVSLLQKEFSESLSKIPCLLRKFAMEKAKEHDHLEALRDEMCDKLQTKLTEEFEKQVTTLKGKLEEWQQYRDLWEVDKAEFFQHYLSCANSVYIFETDIMTFERKLNEIEGSNDNIKVGTFYANCEELKVQLSTLCRSWISEFENNLFKIASEKLDTLYSYGQKTNALLDSDPKDIPSLLTAADECHLAKKQLALYREEFTPVREQFHVLKKYRYVIPSDVDDRLAKLEKEWDSVEAALTNKIHELNTDLNAHRKKFSDRSEIVMEEVDALKQFFKQTLPTRLDKTIPEAKENIAKLKEMMDDIVTKLDINENLELLSLQVIEFSELTGFQHDLIAAEKIWLLLEEWQTTWGKWANLVVWEVSVVALQEMLSVYSQKIRNIQPFAALNLANIKEGTVMGESEWEVKEEVLSHIELCKLLVPLTQNLQTANLKFHHWDQIKYLVKADFDKDSESFTLGYLQKLNLTSYKRELADIMVDASEETKIVNNIRDIESLASQITINMRAIPSMGISVVQSTVEANSTIAELNMRLQILAGSHHAKPYLDEVQDIQKMLSSMIRFLENVELLQKKWSAWEPFFHVMDVRFHLVQATASFDSLNDRWQQLSDEMNTEKFLQPLALQDELQEEVINVSEGLNDITNQIKPYLQDRREQFPRFWLLSDDDLVTAISTVLEGEHAKPYLLKMFTTVAKIKQEKNSQLNAMEIIGVFSKEGEFLELNSYVPILGSFDTWLRNMASGIENTLREGVKQCRNSMKVAGVRVDEVIKLWPLQVNVVAFLLHWTGEISRALAKFKGHMNAEQLQSLKKRIRDSQVRLDSTLQGNLSKLMRERFRLFYLIILQLRDFLTAASESRKGLTSEGEMPLRYTWDKDTDNVLTQFGTASELTYSWEYQGLWPCTVFTPSINRAMVNVALVLAQGLAVGLHGGNGTGKTETIRAMANLVGRHLVSVTCAPTITSFHLARLLLGTSLSYSWLVLEQAHLLNPDVVPALGEMIQTVQGAQKAVAGIKAGKPSKSQQQPMKLFEGVKVNVSPLSAVVLEMNHNYPFSRNAMDILRRQCKPAVTVTPDIQCDHRKAL; encoded by the exons ATGGATATGCCAGAGGAGGATGAGCCTGACTATGCCATGGCTGCCAG ggaagagacggaggaggaggaggaggaggaagaggaggagttcgACGAAGAAGCCCATCGGGAGGCGCAGAGGCTGGCCATCGAGCAGGAGCTGCTGACGGAGGCg CTGGAGTTAATGCAAGAGCTGGTGTGCCTGTCCGAGAAGAGCCAGCTGGTGTGGACGCCGCACCACCTGTCCCTCGGAACCAGCTTCCTGAGGGAGGAGAGCCAGATCCTGCTGTGCTGCTACGTCATCAG AAGCGGCGAGCGCATCCGCCTGGGTGTGTCCCCCAACCTCCCGGTCGCCGGAATGAGCTTGGTGTGGTACTTCGTCAAGATCAATTTCACCGAGAGAATCACGGCAGCTAATTTCAAAAGCTGTGTTCT CTACGGCTCCCTGGCGAGCGACGACCCAACCCAGGTCGAGCACTTCCTCCTGAACGTGTACCAGCCCGTCGTGGCCTCCCGCTCGGCCGCGCCCTCCGTAAGGGACCACTACAACTCCCTCACGGGCCTCCCACGCCTCCTGAACCTCGTGAGTGCCCAGCTGGTTCATCACGTGGGCGTGACGCTGAACTCGCCCAAGCTGTTCCTCCCGGCGGAGGTCCTGGCACTCCCCGAGGACGCTGACAGCATCAGGGCCATGCCGCTCGACGTGACCTTCCTGGCCAGGACGGAGG AGCTGGTGCTGCACTGGGTCGAGCAAATCCACGTCTTCACCTTCGAGCAGGGAGACGCCTCTTCGCCCCTTGAGCTGGGCCTCCTACACGAGATTCGACAGCTCTCGAGTAAAG CCGGCCTGCTGGAGGAGCTGCAGGCCCTCCTGGAAGGCCCCAGCGTGAGGAAGGTCGTCCTGTACCTGGAGGCGCAGAGCTCCCCCTTCACGCTCCTCCTCAACCAGGCCGTGAACAACCTCAAG gcggtGCAGCTGCGCCTCCGGGAGACGGGCGGCCAGCTGCTGCACCTGGAGTCGCCCCTCGAGCGCCTCTACACCGACTCGGCGCAGGCGCTGACGGAGCACATGTACGACGTCCTGGCCTACCTCAGGATCATCTGGACGCACTCCAACCACTACCACAAGCC GGAAGTAATGACCGAATTGTGCGTCCGTGTGTCCTGGGAAGTGACGAGGGCGTGCCAGGTCCACCTCCCCCTCGACAGCCTCTTCTCCCCGCCCTCCAGgacctcctccgccgcctccgcctccgccagcGCCTCCTCCAGCGGCAGCAAGTCGAGCGACGAGGCGAGGGAGTCCCTGACGCTCGTGGAGGTGGCCATCAAGTCCTGCAACGAGTGGAGGAACTGTTATGTGGAG CTAGCAACCCACTTCGGAGAGCAAGACTACCCGGAGGTCTGGCTGCCCGACACCTCGGCGGTCTTCCTCCCCGTCGAGCTCTTTTCCAGCCGCTGCGAGGACCTCAAGTACATCGGGCTCAGCAAAGTGCAGCTCACCAG ACACGGCGACGAGATGTCGGTGCGGGCGTCGGGGGCCGGCGAGGGGGGCGCCGAGGGCGAGCTCCTGGAGGAGGAGCTGTCGCAGGTGGACCGGGTCCTCGAGGACGCGCTCAGGGCCGTCGGGAGGCGCTGCCACCTCGTCTTCAACCTCACGTCCAAGGAGTGGCTCAAGCACTTCGACCG gttCCGCGAGAGCATGGAGGAGGTGGAGCGGCGCTACCAGTGCGTGATGGTGGCGGCGGTGCAGACGGTTGAGTCGGCGGCGCAGGGGCTGCGTGTCCTCAACGTGTTCAAGCCGCTCGCCGCCAGGAAGtccctcttctccgttttctaCGTTATGATCGACCAt atCCTGAACCTGTTCGAGCGCGACTTCGAGGAGGTCGAGAAGGAGTACGTGTTCCGCTCCATGAAGGTCGGCAGCAGCGGCTTCTACTTCTCCAGGATGGCCAAGTGGGCCACCGACACGCGCAAGAAGCTCGAGCATGAAGTCAAT CTCCTGAAGAACCAGTCGTGGCTGCCCTACTACCCGCGGCTGGACACGGTGTACGAGCGGTGGGCGAGGACGGTGGCGCTGCTGCAGGGCGTCGTCCACAACATGTACGCCGCCTGGAACGCCTCGCTGGAGCCGCAGCCGTCCAGGAGGCTGACGGCGCCCGTGTTCGTGTGGAAGCCAGGCCCCGTGCAGAACATCCAGGCCAATTTCGATGT ccaCCTGAACAAGAACCTGGAGGAGACGAAGGCGTGGAAGGAGATGGGCTTCGAGGTCCCCGAGAGCCTCAACCACGTCTTCCAAGAGAGCGAGGTGTACCTGAGTCTCAAGAAGCAG gTACTGGAGTGCTGCGGGAGCTTCAACAGCTTCATGACCCGGATGTCCCGCCACGAAGCGCAGATGTTCGAAGGCCAAGTGGAGAAGGTGGTCCGGGCCTTCTACCCCGGCCTGTCCTCGGTCACTTGGGTGCACCGTCAGCAGGCCTCGGCCCTGCTGAGCAAATGTAAAACCATCGTCGACGCCTTCCAGGCCCAGCTCTCTTACTACCTGACGGTGAATCAGAAGCTCTCGTCGACGCTAATGGAGGCGAAGGAGCTGGTGCTGTTCACCAAGAACGATGAAGTGATTTACGAGAACGAGGGCTTCCAGGAGGACTTGGAGCTCCAGCGGGTCCGGGCCATGAAGGAGGTGAAGGATGCGTTCCTCCAGATGGAACAGGTCTTGGACAGCTTGAACAAAAAGATGATTAGCAAATCTATCCCCGAATCCGTCGAAGCATGGACGGCGTATGTCTTCAGGATTGACAACCTTTTCTTGGACTGCCAAAGGGAGATCCTGAGGAAGTCCTTGCTCATGTTCGAAGGGATGCTGATGGGGTCCCGCAGCTGCCCGACTGACCAGCTGGCTCCAGTCTTCAAGATTTCTGTCCGCCTTCTGGACGGGAAGATCGTGTGCACGCCATCGGTGAGTCGAATCTCACAGTCTGTTTCGCTGCTGCAAAAGGAGTTCTCTGAGAGCCTGAGCAAGATCCCCTGCCTCTTGCGGAAATTTGCAATGGAGAAAGCAAAGGAGCACGACCACTTAGAAGCACTGCGAGATGAAATGTGTGATAAACTTCAGACGAAACTGACGGAAGAGTTTGAGAAGCAAGTAACCACTTTGAAAGGGAAGTTGGAAGAGTGGCAGCAGTATCGAGACTTATGGGAAGTTGACAAGGCAGAATTTTTCCAACATTACTTGAGCTGTGCCAACAGTGTGTACATCTTCGAAACTGACATCATGACATTTGAACGTAAGCTCAATGAGATTGAaggcagtaatgataacataaaagtAGGGACTTTCTATGCAAACTGTGAGGAGTTGAAGGTACAGCTTTCAACCCTCTGCCGTTCTTGGATATCAGAATTTGAAAATAACCTTTTCAAAATCGCATCTGAAAAGCTGGATACTCTGTATAGTTATGGCCAGAAGACCAATGCTCTTCTGGATAGTGACCCAAAGGACATTCCGTCGCTCCTTACAGCAGCTGACGAATGCCACCTTGCTAAGAAGCAGTTGGCCTTGTATAGGGAAGAATTCACACCAGTGAGGGAACAGTTCCACGTACTAAAGAAATACCGCTATGTCATCCCTTCTGATGTGGATGATCGTCTTGCTAAGCTGGAAAAGGAATGGGATTCTGTAGAAGCTGCACTGACTAACAAAATCCATGAACTGAACACTGACCTCAATGCACACAGGAAGAAATTCAGTGATCGTTCAGAAATTGTTATGGAGGAAGTGGATGCCTTAAAGCAGTTTTTCAAGCAAACGCTGCCAACAAGACTAGACAAAACCATTCCAGAGGCTAAAGAGAATATAGCCAAACTCAAAGAAATGATGGACGACATTGTGACCAAATTGGATATCAATGAGAATCTAGAGTTATTGAGTCTGCAAGTGATTGAATTTTCTGAGCTGACGGGGTTCCAGCATGACCTAATTGCAGCAGAAAAGATATGGCTGTTGCTGGAAGAATGGCAGACAACGTGGGGAAAGTGGGCAAACTTAGTTGTGTGGGAAGTGAGTGTTGTGGCTCTACAGGAAATGCTGTCAGTTTACAGTCAGAAAATTAGAAATATTCAACCTTTTGCAGCTTTAAATTTGGCAAATATAAAAGAAGGCACTGtgatgggtgagagtgagtgggaagtCAAGGAGGAGGTGCTCAGTCACATTGAATTATGCAAACTTCTCGTGCCTTTGACTCAAAATCTACAAACTGCTAATCTAAAATTTCATCATTGGGATCAGATCAAATACCTTGTCAAGGCTGACTTTGATAAGGACTCTGAGAGCTTTACTCTTGGATACCTTCAAAAACTTAATCTGACTTCCTATAAAAGAGAGCTAGCAGATATAATGGTGGATGCCTCTGAAGAAACGAAGATTGTCAACAACATTAGAGATATAGAGAGCCTTGCCTCACAAATTACAATTAACATGAGGGCAATCCCCTCCATGGGTATCTCTGTCGTGCAGTCAACTGTTGAAGCAAACTCTACTATTGCGGAACTCAATATGAGGTTGCAGATTCTGGCTGGATCACACCATGCCAAACCCTATCTAGATGAGGTACAGGATATTCAGAAGATGCTCTCTTCTATGATCAGATTCCTTGAAAATGTCGAGCTCCTGCAGAAAAAGTGGTCTGCCTGGGAGCCCTTCTTCCATGTGATGGATGTCAGATTTCACTTAGTTCAAGCCACGGCCTCCTTTGACTCGCTCAACGACCGCTGGCAACAGTTATCTGATGAAATGAATACAGAGAAGTTCCTCCAGCCATTGGCTCTGCAAGACGAACTTCAGGAGGAAGTCATCAATGTGTCTGAAGGTCTTAACGATATCACTAACCAAATCAAGCCATACCTTCAGGATCGAAGGGAACAGTTTCCACGGTTTTGGCTCCTGTCAGATGACGATCTTGTGACGGCAATATCCACTGTTTTGGAAGGGGAACATGCTAAGCCATACTTGCTGAAAATGTTTACTACTGTAGCCAAGATCAAACAGGAAAAGAACAGTCAGTTAAACGCAATGGAAATTATTGGTGTCTTTTCAAAAGAGGGTGAGTTCCTTGAGCTGAACTCTTATGTCCCGATATTGGGGTCCTTTGACACATGGTTGCGCAATATGGCTTCGGGGATAGAAAACACCCTTAGAGAGGGTGTCAAGCAGTGCAGGAATAGTATGAAAGTTGCAGGAGTAAGGGTAGATGAAGTAATCAAATTGTGGCCTCTTCAAGTTAATGTTGTGGCCTTTCTCTTGCATTGGACAGGTGAGATTAGCCGAGCTTTGGCGAAGTTTAAAGGTCACATGAATGCTGAACAGCTACAATCATTAAAGAAACGTATTCGGGATTCTCAAGTAAGACTTGACAGCACCCTTCAAGGTAACCTTTCGAAACTGATGCGTGAGAGATTTCGActcttttatttgattattctaCAGTTGAGAGACTTCCTGACAGCAGCCTCAGAAAGTAGGAAGGGCCTAACAAGTGAAGGAGAGATGCCCTTACGTTACACATGGGACAAGGACACTGACAATGTGCTGACACAGTTTGGAACAGCATCAGAGCTTACTTACTCTTGGGAGTACCAAGGACTATGGCCATGCACAGTATTTACACCTTCGATTAACCGTGCAATGGTCAATGTGGCCCTAGTCCTGGCCCAAGGACTGGCAGTTGGACTCCATGGAGGAAATGGCACAGGGAAGACGGAGACCATAAGGGCAATGGCTAATTTAGTGGGTCGCCACCTAGTCTCTGTGACATGCGCCCCAACTATTACCTCTTTCCACTTAGCTCGGCTCCTTTTGGGAACAAGCCTGTCATACAGCTGGCTAGTCCTGGAGCAAGCGCACCTTCTGAACCCAGACGTTGTGCCGGCCTTGGGTGAAATGATCCAAACAGTGCAGGGAGCACAGAAGGCAGTTGCAGGAATCAAAGCTGGAAAGCCTTCGAAGTCACAACAGCAGCCCATGAAGTTGTTCGAGGGCGTGAAGGTGAATGTGTCACCCCTTTCCGCTGTAGTGCTGGAGATGAATCACAACTATCCTTTCTCGAGAAACGCTATGGACATCCTCAGACGACAGTGCAAACCTGCTGTTACCGTCACACCAGATATTCAG TGTGACCATCGAAAG GCCTTGTAA